One genomic region from Anopheles bellator chromosome 2, idAnoBellAS_SP24_06.2, whole genome shotgun sequence encodes:
- the LOC131208065 gene encoding uncharacterized protein LOC131208065 — translation MNSYGEHNVIRAPSLKRGKNDEGLHNRIKLKKILGLTVCSNAGLDVSSTTGILAYPAGCTVVLFNSKKLSQNFLLNTTKKAITAVAYSQCGRYLATGECGHNPSIKVWELDANGGGGAYENGAAGSIVAEFSGHKYAVSCVAFSPTGKYLVSVGSQHDNIVNVFDWKANLKIASNKVTAKVVAVSFSEDGNYFVTVGNRHVKYWYLEGSRKYKEPIPLMGRSAILGELRNNDFCAVACGKGEMAESTYAITRNGHLVEFNARRLLDKWVMCRTNAANCMVASTKYILVGCAEAIVRVFNAETLEYITTLPRTHFLGVDVAQGVHINHMMAVPQNAKYPDTIAIVYDEARSKVMCVYNDHSLYIWDLRDIRRVGKSHSFLYHSACIWGVETVPFSYRYSSGGDVATLPSDCFMTCSSDDTIRVWDVDGCEHNDIYRRNIYSKELLKVLYIDDELSFIRDTDNPIHGAEKNSSYDGRNGVRCIKIAPDSRQLATGDRSGNIRIYNLSNLKLITTIEAHDSEVLCLEYTNEKIERRLLASASRDRLIHIFDCDANYRILQTLDDHSSSITSVRFIGVGKQFQMVSCGADKSIIFRHYQNNVFLRGNNCSGKNTLYDMEVDSNYKHILTACQDRNIRVYSTQNAKHTKTFKGSHSDEGSLIKVSLDLSGIYIATSCTDKTLSVYDYYSNECMARMYGHSELVTGLKFTNDCKYLISASGDGCVFIWQVPHDMIVTMQARLSQQALRSGHQPIPRTLQPTNPFTDAILNHPPPQGQPAGSNASGEYGSPPNATPSFLLEDPAPAAPGYRFADVGQLPQWAKRKTSEDQSNSPVLGSSPSQGGSNFGGIVPKPRGRWGQKGQLEEPLDLRNIVDSPLNATYTTSSDRQSGSQKDHQPPANANTPTSGYNSGSSKDIYSNAYLSEDSSIDSGRENRRDLGMTFLQKKLMVDAKALHSLNSESNTEHDGDVEDISDGERTSSDHGMVYYPSAAPSTPTDFKINDVDTNELRKSIRRQKLEKQGLSIAVQLQSAASGTGTGTGTSDDEDEGSTPSGDNADRSLASTLGGSSESIPQQTSSSFLQAVLDGPGSLSDRERSQARKSMSAIHNNDPKITTSISKSFANNKKEELMKVINEAKAKLENGIMFHNKRDVKIPLNIARLKVGYRSGLRASQSISDLSHSMNMAAGSPGRVQRIGKLFPCGHPPPPPPCSNFLHSAAPRAKLAQHCALLNQIQQELPPYPRDVGIYDQPGASTVRRPEKLALSELPPVPADKLRKHPGILKNYKSCPVSPVHEEQEWSSPSNHDESSHNNASSHGAGGRHGQSRHSMYYEDAKTILSMIHSDTEKMIREITSKYGDLDDIQPSKDRAAKRASEPERKVGPEPEPTTAAVSVPVTGDERHEHGFLSEDEPNFSSDSLEDCSLDLDVDQTKMPKKRKTTCAKHRPALPPKPSLPKRSVSEYFIYDQPAPLVAAPPPYRNVSLSDILDDDEAIRQAEHRFLETQRHSSASFFLGQQYPTRKSQESLLSDEYGSGGVSFCNSMESILSDDSECKSAPLEVLFGRFGRRDHVGMPPPGGGRLSAANPPGCGASSKSYGSSPNAGSGFDYYMQGAYFQTPAMDSMMGYGFTEGIAESRSPQHVRRQGVPGMPTSVSYPRFLPSMMSVAAAAPLSGDEDDFIPSLTSKAAQYGGATVKSLSKDFANQRKQQNSNPLYNCNESTGGGGPATAASELLVRKLVNATNATAITRSDIFGTTEASIYVMKKSCSFEIEMGGRRIARNSKKFEQNLQRFEQEQRQAAIGERYGADRTLEMEYVPHKPPVAHRRSASMKGRGRVRSKEKFNTIIGQLSSSAAGFEDGAKLRDFVNRDHHLVGMSVSVGSHPGSGSGRRGPVGGEAFGEEKSFEVYVAEKGVSEDDNMDSLELLSRKHRAASVRKENSTDSLNTPDSHHPLLTTELGVEKPAASPMVGTELEKLIGGCGLLATGEFSKFLDIEKKIGIINKLVELEERKLEQERASKAYRMRPFECDPRQKGYVKSLTENFDRLAKDAQEELENEKSWHQAKARMKRNFSLPDVLDGGGCCCADGAGSYKQKDEDELSEKDEHSMAAVVAAVAAAVAAIGASDGDDEGGNPRSLISAQDSESSIRRACSLSDLSMGKGKANGYKPSPSNRTISTPTRNPPKRSTSSVGKGGGPMSLASGMGVRSVSVGMLNQASDSEAEPVGGSRGGLLKPTISSQNKINGSSNGPTNGSGGKYINPRSAAGIINRRKGLQNAYSSVNISTTGQDESSSEESPTSVVSPMPTKPAVPPRPRSIAFEHKRIANVNASLVAKKTVTVVVGGATDTNGGGGGQNHGGIVPIKDTDLDNADLTNQLCTNIINQLVQTTASVIQLHQRLKSSDETANNGRNNSLMLKELENAVIMTQNMLTKVTNRNHNDGINNNSLSNNTNNQIMYEKCADILNQVQKHVNNNG, via the exons ATCAAATTAAAGAAGATCCTGGGCCTCACCGTGTGCAGCAATGCCGGCCTCGACGTCTCCTCGACCACCGGCATCCTGGCGTATCCGGCGGG ATGCACCGTGGTGCTGTTCAACTCGAAGAAGCTGTCCCAAAACTTCCTGCTCAACACAACGAAGAAAGCGATCACGGCGGTCGCATACTCACAGTGTGGCCGGTACCTGGCCACCGGCGAGTGCGGCCACAACCCGTCGATCAAGGTGTGGGAACTGGatgcgaacggtggcggcggagcgTACGAAAATGGGGCGGCCGGTAGCATCGTGGCCGAGTTTTCCGGCCACAAGTACGCGGTCAGCTGCGTGGCGTTCTCACCGACCGGCAAGTATCTGGTGTCGGTCGGCTCCCAGCACGACAACATTGTGAACGTGTTCGACTGGAAGGCGAACCTGAAGATTGCGTCGAACAAGGTGACGGCGAAGGTGGTGGCCGTCAGCTTCAGCGAGGATGGCAACTACTTTGTGACGGTCGGCAACCGGCACGTGAAGTACTGGTACCTGGAGGGAAGCCGCAAGTACAAGGAACCGATCCCGCTGATGGGCCGCAGCGCCATCCTGGGCGAGCTGCGGAACAACGACTTCTGTGCGGTGGCCTGCGGGAAGGGCGAGATGGCCGAGAGCACGTACGCGATCACCCGCAACGGCCACCTGGTGGAGTTTAACGCGCGCCGGCTGCTCGACAAGTGGGTGATGTGCCGGACTAACGCGGCCAACTGTATGGTTGCCAGTACAAAGTACATTCTCGTCGGGTGTGCCGAAGCCATCGTAAG GGTGTTCAATGCCGAAACGCTCGAGTACATCACGACGCTCCCGCGGACGCACTTTCTCGGTGTGGACGTGGCGCAGGGCGTCCACATCAACCACATGATGGCCGTCCCACAGAACGCCAAGTACCCGGACACAATTGCCATCGTGTACGACGAGGCGCGCTCGAAGGTGATGTGCGTGTACAACGACCACAGCCTGTACATCTGGGACCTTCGGGACATCCGGCGGGTGGGAAAAAGCCACTCGTTCCTGTACCATTCCGCCTGCATCTGGGGCGTCGAAACCGTGCCATTCAGCTACCGATACAGCTCCGGCGGGGATGTGGCCACGCTGCCGTCCGACTGCTTCATGACCTGCTCGTCGGACGACACGATCCGCGTGTGGGACGTGGACGGGTGCGAGCACAACGACATCTACCGGCGCAACATCTACAGCAaggagctgctgaaggtgctGTACATCGACGACGAGCTGAGCTTTATCCGCGACACGGACAATCCGATCCACGGGGCAGAGAAGAACTCCAGCTACGACGGGCGCAACGGGGTGCGGTGCATCAAGATTGCCCCCGACAGCCGCCAGCTGGCCACGGGCGACCGGAGCGGCAACATCCGAATCTACAATCTCAGTAACCTTAAGCTGATTACGACGATCGAGGCGCACGACTCGGAGGTGCTGTGCCTGGAGTACACGAACGAAAAGATCGAACGACGGCTGCTGGCCAGTGCCAGCCGCGATCGGTTGATCCACATCTTCGATTGCGACGCCAACTACCGCATCCTGCAGACGCTAGACGACCACTCGAGCAGCATCACGTCGGTGCGGTTCATTGGGGTGGGCAAGCAGTTCCAGATGGTGTCCTGCGGAGCCGACAAATCCATCATCTTCCGCCACTACCAGAACAACGTGTTCCTGCGCGGCAACAACTGCTCCGGCAAGAACACGCTCTACGACATGGAGGTGGACAGCAACTACAAGCACATTCTGACCGCGTGCCAGGATCGGAACATTCGCGTGTACAGCACGCAGAACGCGAAGCACACGAAAACCTTCAAGGGCTCGCACTCGGACGAGGGCAGCCTGATCAAGGTGAGCCTCGATCTGAGCGGCATCTACATCGCCACCTCCTGCACGGACAAGACGCTGAGCGTGTACGATTACTACTCGAACGAGTGCATGGCGCGAATGTACGGCCACAGCGAGCTGGTGACGGGGCTCAAGTTCACGAACGACTGCAAGTATCTGATATCGGCCAGTGGCGACGGGTGCGTGTTCATCTGGCAGGTGCCACACGATATGATTGTCACGATGCAAGCGCGCCTCTCGCAGCAAGCACTCCGTTCGGGTCACCAGCCAATTCCACGCACCCTCCAACCCACTAACCCCTTCACGGATGCCATCCTGAACCATCCGCCGCCCCAGGGACAGCCGGCGGGTTCGAATGCCTCGGGCGAGTATGGATCACCACCAAACGCCACTCCGTCGTTCCTGCTCGAAgacccggctccggccgcGCCCGGGTATCGCTTTGCCGACGTCGGCCAGCTGCCGCAGTGGGCCAAACGCAAGACGTCCGAAGATCAGTCCAATTCACCCGTCCTCGGCAGCAGTCCTAGTCAGGGAGGCAGCAACTTCGGTGGCATCGTACCGAAACCACGGGGCCGTTGGGGTCAAAAGGGCCAGTTGGAGGAACCGCTCGATCTGCGCAACATCGTCGACAGTCCGTTGAACGCAACgtacaccaccagcagcgatCGGCAGTCGGGGTCACAGAAGGACCACCAGCCGCCCGCGAACGCCAACACACCGACGTCCGGGTACAACAGTGGCAGCTCGAAGGACATCTACAGCAACGCTTATCTCAGCGAGGACAGTTCGATCGACAGTGGCCGGGAGAATCGGCGCGACCTGGGGATGACGTTTTTGCAGAAGAAACTGATGGTCGATGCGAAGGCACTGCACAGTCTGAACTCGGAATCGAACACCGAGCACGACGGGGACGTGGAGGACATTTCGGACGGTGAACGAACGAGCTCCGACCACGGTATGGTGTACTACCCATCGGCAGCACCGTCCACACCGAC GGACTTTAAAATCAACGACGTGGACACGAACGAGCTCCGCAAATCGATCCGACGGCAGAAACTCGAAAAGCAGGGCCTCAGCATAGCGGTCCAGCTGCAGAGTGCGgcatccggcaccgggaccggcaccggcacttcggacgatgaggacgaagGCTCGACACCGAGCGGTGACAATGccgatcgctcgctcgcttccaCTCTCGGCGGCAGCTCCGAGAGCATTCCGCAGCAAACGTCATCCAGTTTCCTGCAAGCCGTCCTCGATGGCCCGGGCAGTCTGTCCGACCGGGAACGAT CACAAGCACGCAAAAGTATGAGCGCCATCCACAACAATGATCCGAAGATCACGACGAGCATATCGAAGTCCtttgccaacaacaaaaaagaagagcTCATGAAGGTGATCAACGAGGCAAAGGCCAAGCTGGAGAAT GGCATAATGTTTCATAATAAGCGTGACGTTAAAATTCCCTTAAATATTGCTCGTTTGAAG GTCGGTTACCGGTCCGGTCTTCGCGCTAGTCAAAGCATATCCGACCTGAGTCACTCGATGAACATGGCAGCCGGCAGCCCGGGTCGCGTGCAGCGGATAGGTAAGTT GTTCCCCTGtggccacccaccaccgccaccgcc CTGCTCCAACTTTCTTCACAGCGCTGCACCGCGCGCGAAGCTGGCCCAGCACTGTGCCCTCCTGAACCAGATCCAGCAGGAACTGCCGCCGTACCCACGCGACGTGGGAATCTACGATCAGCCGGGCGCCAGCACCGTGCGACGCCCAGAAAAACTGGCCCTATCCGAACTTCCTCCCGTCCCGGCCGATAAACTGCGCAAACACCCGGGCATACTGAAGAACTACAAATCCTGCCCGGTCTCGCCGGTGCACGAAGAGCAGGAATGGTCCAGCCCGTCAAACCACGACGAATCATCGCACAATAATGCGTCTTCCCACGGAGCCGGTGGTCGGCACGGGCAATCGCGCCACTCGATGTACTACGAAGATGCCAAAACGATCCTCAGCATGATCCACTCGGACACGGAGAAGATGATCCGCGAGATAACGAGCAAGTACGGCGATCTGGACGACATACAGCCCTCGAAGGATCGCGCCGCAAAGCGAGCGTCGGAACCGGAGCGGAAGGTgggtccggaaccggaaccaaccACTGcggccgtgtccgtgcccgTGACGGGAGACGAACGCCACGAGCACGGCTTCCTGTCGGAGGACGAACCCAACTTCAGCTCGGACTCGCTGGAGGATTGCAGTCTCGATCTGGACGTGGATCAGACGAAGATGccaaagaaacgaaaaacaaccTGTGCCAAACATCGGCCCGCGCTGCCGCCGAAACCCTCACTGCCAAAACGCTCGGTGTCCGAGTACTTTATTTACGATCAACCGGCGCCGCTGGTGGCCGCTCCGCCGCCCTACCGAAACGTGTCGCTGTCGGACAttctcgacgacgatgaggcgATCCGACAGGCGGAGCATCGCTTTCTCGAAACGCAGCGCCACTCGAGTGCCAGCTTCTTCCTCGGCCAACAGTACCCGACGCGCAAGAGCCAAGAGAGTCTCCTCTCCGACGAGTACGGCAGCGGCGGGGTCAGCTTCTGCAACAGCATGGAGAGCATCCTGTCGGACGATTCGGAGTGCAAAAGTGCACCGCTCGAGGTGCTGTTTGGGCGTTTCGGACGACGCGATCACGTTGGAatgccgccgcccgggggaGGCCGTCTTTCGGCGGCCAACCCGCCCGGATGCGGTGCATCCTCCAAGTCGTACGGATCGAGCCCGAACGCGGGCAGTGGGTTCGATTACTACATGCAGGGTGCCTACTTCCAGACGCCAGCGATGGACTCGATGATGGGCTACGGTTTCACCGAAGGGATCGCCGAATCGCGCTCTCCGCAGCACGTCCGCCGCCAGGGTGTCCCCGGAATGCCGACGTCCGTCAGTTACCCACGCTTCCTGCCTAGCATGAtgtcggtggcggctgccGCCCCACTATC TGGCGATGAGGACGATTTCATCCCTTCGCTCACGTCCAAAGCGGCCCAGTACGGAGGTGCTACGGTGAAAAGCCTCAGCAAAGACTTTGCTAACCAGCGGAAGCAGCAAAACTCGAATCCACTGTACAACTGCAACGagtccaccggtggcggtggccccgctACTGCTGCCAGTGAGCTTTTGGTACGCAAATTGGTCAACGCTACCAACGCTACCGCGATCACGCGCTCGGACATTTTCGGCACAACGGAGGCGTCCATTTACGTGATGAAGAAGTCGTGCAGCTTCGAGATCGAGATGGGTGGCCGTCGGATTGCGAGGAACTCGAAAAAGTTCGAACAAAATCTGCAGCGCTTCGAGCAGGAGCAGCGCCAGGCGGCGATCGGCGAACGGTACGGCGCGGATCGAACGCTCGAGATGGAGTACGTCCCGCACAAGCCCCCGGTGGCgcaccgccggtcggccagcaTGAAGGGGCGGGGTCGGGTGCGCTCGAAGGAGAAGTTCAACACGATCATCGGCcaactgtcgtcgtcggcggcggggtTCGAGGATGGAGCGAAACTGCGGGACTTCGTCAACCGCGATCATCATCTGGTGGGAATGTCGGTCTCGGTCGGCAGTCATCCAGGGTCGGGGTCAGGTCGCCGTggtccggtgggtggtgaGGCGTTTGGCGAGGAAAAGTCCTTCGAAGTGTACGTCGCCGAGAAGGGCGTTAGCGAGGACGACAACATGGATAGCCTGGAGCTACTCTCGCGGAAGCACCGAGCGGCGAGCGTGCGGAAGGAAAACTCAACCGATTCACTCAATACGCCCGATAGTCACCACCCACTGCTGACGACGGAACTCGGAGTCGAA AAACCGGCCGCCAGCCCGATGGTGGGGACCGAACTGGAGAAGCTGATCGGCGGCTGTGGTTTGCTAGCCACCGGGGAGTTCAGCAAGTTTCTGGACATCGAGAAGAAAATCGGCATCATCAACAAGCTGGTTGAGTTGGAGGAACGCAAGCTGGAGCAGGAGCGGGCATCCAAAGCGTACCGGATGCGACCGTTCGAGTGCGACCCGCGCCAGAAGGGGTACGTGAAGAGTTTGACGGAGAACTTTGACCGGTTGGCCAAGGACGCGCAGGAGGAGTTGGAAAACGAGAAGAGCTGGCACCAGGCGAAGGCGCGCATGAAGCGCAACTTCAGTTTGCCCGATGTGCTCGA TGGcggaggctgctgctgtgcggaTGGCGCGGGATCCTACAAGCAGAAGGACGAAGACGAGCTGTCGGAAAAGGACGAACACTCGATGGCGGCCGTCGTGGCGGCTGTCGCAGCGGCCGTCGCCGCGATCGGAGCTtccgatggcgacgatgaag GTGGTAATCCCCGAAGCTTAATCTCTGCGCAAGATAGTGAATCATCGATTAGACGCGCTTGCTCGCTTAGTGATTTGAGTATGGGAAAAGGTAAAGCaaa TGGCTATAAGCCTTCCCCGAGCAACCGAACCATCAGCACGCCGACACGGAACCCGCCTAAGCGGAGCACCTCATCGGTGGGAAAGGGTGGCGGCCCGATGTCGCTTGCGTCCGGCATGGGAGTGCGCAGTGTGTCGGTTGGAATGCTCAACCAGGCG AGCGActcggaagcggaaccggtcggtggtAGCCGGGGTGGTCTGCTGAAGCCAACGATTTCATCGCAAAACAAGATCAACGGTTCGAGCAATGGGCCCACCAACGGTAGCGGCGGCAAGTACATCAATCCCCGCAGTGCCGCAGGCATCATCAACCGGCGAAAGGGTCTCCAGAACGCCTACAGCAGTG TGAACATTTCGACCACCGGGCAGGATGAGTCTAGCTCGGAGGAGTCACCGACGAGCGTGGTCAGTCCGATGCCCACAAAGCCAGCCGTTCCGCCCCGACCGCGCAGCATTGCGTTCGAGCACAAGCGGATAGCAAACGTGAACGCTAGTCTGGTGGCAAAGAAGACGGTCACCGTTGTCGTCGGTGGTGCCACCGATaccaatggtggtggtggtggacaaaACCACGGTGGCATTGTGCCAATCAAGGATACCGATCTGGATAACGCGGACC TTACAAACCAGCTGTGCACGAACATCATCAATCAGCTCGTGCAAACCACGGCCAGCGTCATACAGCTCCACCAGCGGCTGAAGTCTAGCGACGAAACGGCGAACAATGGCCGCAACAACTCGCTCATGCTAAAGGAGCTCGAAAACGCCGTCATTATGACGCAAAACATGCTCACGAAGGTGACCAACCG GAATCACAATGACGGTATTAACAATAACAGTCTGAGCAATAACACCAACAATCAAATCATGTACGAAAAGTGCGCTGACATCCTCAACCAGGTGCAGAAGCACGTCAACAATAACGGCTAG